A part of Methanocalculus alkaliphilus genomic DNA contains:
- a CDS encoding DUF21 domain-containing protein encodes MTLLIWSGIILCITQSAIFSGLNLAFFTISKLELVMEAGRGNRDARRVLALREDANFLLVTILWGNVAINVLLALLANSVLAGVMAFLFSTVVITIVGEIIPQAYFSRHALRVASFLSPVLRLYQILLYPVAKPTALILDRLLGPEGIRYFRERDLRELIRLHMESSTTEIERMEGQGALNFLALDDLPLAAEGEPVDPESIIQLDVLDALPVFPPITREISDPFLQKIQSSGKSWIVLTDSEGTPHMLLNADGFIRDLLFGKGRFIPYRHCHRPIIFRKKNATLGEALPLLRVQPTRHGDDLIEDDVILLWGDERRIITGSDLLGRLFRGIVRNPGVPDQNTNAGMR; translated from the coding sequence GTGACTCTTCTCATCTGGTCTGGCATCATTCTCTGCATCACCCAGTCTGCGATTTTTTCCGGGCTGAACCTGGCCTTCTTCACGATCAGCAAGCTTGAGCTGGTGATGGAGGCCGGGCGTGGCAACAGGGATGCCCGCCGGGTGCTCGCGCTCAGGGAGGATGCGAACTTTCTGCTCGTCACGATCCTCTGGGGCAATGTTGCTATCAATGTCCTCCTCGCCCTCCTTGCAAACTCAGTCCTTGCCGGAGTCATGGCGTTCCTCTTCTCAACCGTCGTTATCACCATCGTGGGAGAGATCATCCCCCAGGCGTATTTTTCACGCCACGCTCTCCGGGTCGCCTCTTTCCTGTCCCCGGTTCTCCGTCTCTACCAGATCCTCCTCTATCCGGTTGCAAAACCGACCGCGCTCATTCTGGATCGACTCCTTGGCCCGGAGGGGATTCGGTACTTCCGGGAACGGGATCTCCGGGAGCTGATCAGGCTGCACATGGAGTCCTCAACGACCGAGATAGAACGGATGGAAGGGCAGGGGGCACTGAATTTCCTCGCGCTCGATGATCTTCCCCTGGCAGCGGAGGGGGAGCCGGTCGACCCGGAGAGCATCATACAATTAGATGTTCTGGATGCGCTCCCGGTCTTCCCCCCGATTACCAGGGAGATCTCTGATCCCTTCCTCCAGAAGATTCAGTCTTCAGGGAAGAGCTGGATCGTCCTCACCGATTCTGAAGGGACCCCTCACATGCTCCTCAATGCCGATGGGTTCATCCGTGACCTCCTCTTTGGCAAAGGACGGTTCATCCCGTACCGGCACTGCCACCGCCCAATCATCTTCCGGAAGAAAAATGCAACCCTCGGGGAGGCACTCCCCCTCCTCAGGGTTCAGCCAACACGACATGGAGATGATCTCATCGAAGATGATGTCATCCTCCTCTGGGGCGATGAACGGCGAATTATAACCGGATCTGATCTGCTTGGACGGCTCTTCAGGGGGATCGTCCGCAATCCGGGGGTTCCTGATCAGAATACGAATGCTGGTATGCGCTGA
- a CDS encoding FAD synthase yields the protein MTRVVATGTFDIIHPGHLFYLVESRALGDELWVIVARDENVRHKPKPIIPEDQRLRMVLGLKPVDHAVLGDKTDKFQPIRDIAPDIITIGCNQRFTPESLEEELRRHGFTIPVVRIDEYRSCELCSSSQIIERALMQRGHPPVR from the coding sequence ATGACCCGCGTCGTCGCAACCGGGACATTTGACATCATTCACCCCGGCCATCTCTTCTACCTGGTAGAATCCAGGGCTCTTGGGGATGAACTCTGGGTGATCGTCGCCCGGGATGAGAATGTCCGGCATAAGCCAAAACCGATCATCCCCGAGGACCAGCGGCTCAGGATGGTTCTCGGATTAAAACCGGTCGATCATGCGGTACTTGGAGATAAAACCGATAAATTCCAGCCGATCCGGGATATTGCCCCTGATATCATCACCATCGGATGCAACCAGCGGTTCACACCGGAGAGCCTCGAAGAAGAGCTCAGACGACATGGGTTTACGATCCCTGTTGTCAGGATCGATGAGTACCGCAGTTGTGAACTCTGTTCATCCTCACAGATCATCGAACGTGCCCTGATGCAGCGGGGCCATCCCCCCGTTCGGTGA
- a CDS encoding M48 family metallopeptidase codes for MKGQCWIDGDEITFYIAINRRRKRTALAIRDDLAVEIRSPYPLSQEIAVSLLKAEAGWIGRARLRKGKALKETPVQGYEDGATILFQGRPLTIRHNRTGDDYFAYIAGDQLHLCLPPDGNIQGDRDRIVRAVISCYSSAVLPFAEKIAGETAEAIGVPIPRIRFGYQKRRFGSCTQRNGIILNIRLAQAPPDYLKYAVVHEVCHLREAHHQKPFWELVESVLPEYREHHANLRKEGMRYSF; via the coding sequence ATGAAGGGGCAATGCTGGATTGATGGTGACGAGATCACCTTTTATATTGCCATCAACCGGCGGCGGAAGCGTACAGCCCTTGCTATCCGGGATGATCTGGCAGTCGAAATCCGGTCTCCCTACCCCCTTTCCCAGGAGATCGCCGTCTCATTACTGAAGGCTGAAGCAGGCTGGATCGGCAGGGCACGCCTGAGAAAAGGGAAGGCTCTCAAGGAGACACCGGTGCAGGGATATGAGGACGGGGCAACGATTCTCTTCCAGGGCCGCCCCCTCACGATCCGGCATAACAGAACCGGGGACGACTACTTCGCATATATCGCAGGGGATCAGCTGCACCTCTGCCTCCCTCCGGATGGTAACATTCAGGGCGACAGAGACCGGATCGTCCGGGCGGTCATCAGCTGCTACTCCTCTGCAGTCCTCCCATTCGCTGAAAAGATAGCGGGAGAGACGGCCGAAGCAATCGGTGTTCCTATCCCGCGTATCAGGTTCGGCTACCAGAAGCGGCGGTTTGGCTCATGCACACAGAGGAACGGGATCATCCTTAACATCCGGCTTGCCCAGGCACCTCCCGACTACCTGAAATACGCGGTTGTGCATGAGGTCTGCCATCTCCGTGAGGCGCATCATCAGAAGCCGTTCTGGGAGCTCGTCGAATCCGTCCTCCCGGAGTACAGGGAACACCATGCGAACCTCCGGAAGGAGGGGATGCGGTATTCCTTTTAA
- a CDS encoding 6-hydroxymethylpterin diphosphokinase MptE-like protein — translation MRFEEFEPHYREILDYFGFDRADDEEAALLLNDLLDRDDLALLRDRISGNAVTVCGNAEILREQLREIDGVVIAADAAALVLYDAGIIPDIIFTDLDGADDPFITMNEEGTLIVVHAHGDNTKLLSRWVPRLTGPLVGTTQSRPLPGIHNFGGFTDGDRAVFAADELGAATITILGFDLSDTSVDPMKRGKLLWARKLLGMIGYDL, via the coding sequence ATGAGATTTGAGGAGTTCGAACCTCATTATCGTGAGATCCTCGATTACTTCGGCTTCGACCGGGCCGATGATGAAGAGGCAGCCCTCCTCCTCAACGATCTGCTTGATCGTGATGATCTTGCGCTTCTCAGGGATCGGATCTCAGGCAATGCCGTGACAGTCTGTGGAAACGCAGAGATCCTCAGGGAGCAGCTTCGTGAGATTGATGGTGTTGTCATCGCCGCAGATGCTGCAGCCCTCGTCCTCTATGATGCGGGGATTATCCCTGACATCATCTTCACCGATCTCGATGGTGCCGATGATCCCTTCATCACGATGAATGAGGAGGGGACCCTTATCGTTGTCCATGCCCATGGCGACAATACAAAACTCCTCTCCCGCTGGGTCCCACGCCTGACGGGGCCTCTTGTCGGTACCACGCAGAGCCGGCCGCTTCCGGGAATCCATAACTTTGGCGGCTTCACCGATGGTGACCGTGCCGTATTTGCCGCAGATGAACTGGGAGCAGCGACGATCACAATCCTCGGCTTCGATCTCTCGGACACCTCTGTCGATCCGATGAAGCGGGGAAAACTTCTCTGGGCACGGAAGCTGCTTGGGATGATCGGCTATGACCTCTGA
- a CDS encoding HepT-like ribonuclease domain-containing protein, with the protein MRSRQEITSILTRQKDEMTEMFGVTKLGTFGPKIQGDGEVSVIVALSDDRDLLDMAGLSTYIREKTGQHVPVISINGVPDELRPLLFGGEGAEGDHSRFFLKEIASSFSDIETFCQGMQYQDFLQDRRAQAGVLGKLSAIGLLSRGISVEMKAAHPSIPWHALSGLPEVVTSWYGTDLQLVWAMVRKKVPGIRRSLGAQAGAGKTEKTGLRRFF; encoded by the coding sequence GTGCGATCGCGGCAGGAGATTACGTCCATTCTGACAAGACAGAAGGACGAGATGACAGAGATGTTTGGTGTAACAAAACTTGGGACATTCGGCCCGAAGATCCAGGGTGACGGGGAGGTATCGGTCATCGTCGCCCTCTCGGATGATCGGGATCTCCTCGATATGGCAGGCCTCTCCACCTACATCAGGGAGAAGACCGGCCAGCATGTCCCGGTCATCTCCATAAATGGCGTACCGGATGAGCTCAGGCCGCTCCTATTTGGGGGAGAGGGGGCAGAGGGGGATCATTCCCGGTTCTTTCTCAAAGAGATCGCCTCATCATTCTCGGATATCGAGACCTTCTGCCAGGGGATGCAGTATCAGGATTTCCTGCAGGACAGAAGGGCTCAGGCAGGGGTGCTGGGAAAGCTCAGTGCCATCGGTCTCCTCTCACGCGGTATTTCAGTTGAGATGAAAGCTGCCCACCCTTCCATCCCATGGCATGCACTCAGCGGCCTTCCGGAGGTGGTCACCTCATGGTATGGGACGGATCTCCAGCTCGTCTGGGCGATGGTCCGGAAGAAGGTACCAGGTATCAGGCGGTCGCTTGGTGCGCAGGCGGGTGCCGGTAAGACGGAGAAGACCGGGCTCCGCCGGTTCTTTTAA
- a CDS encoding PrsW family intramembrane metalloprotease — protein sequence MRMHILRQISVISRWELRRTLSTMGRGVLPAAIILFILLILASGFAASSGVHLQDGIYRLGTDNREAGEMIAADTRFTIYLDGGGALWENRQFYDIIILGSEVYVRDDEKGRAALGALSQVYERYTALINAGEPDLYAAYPLWIDRQYERSLLDFTATEAGRRVSPVPEERPPAPQQPIVPVATPDVQIPYDPEQLRAEISRSAVQDDQIRRYAQTFGVESGTGTFRTPAQLAPPLPFDSIILIFVFIFPLYFTSQFFMMSIMNERIERRGEILLSTPSHPSAIILGKALPYFLLMVAISGVIILISGLPPIVILPLIPVILFFLAAALVIGMLARSFKELSFLSIFFSTVATSYLFFPSIFANVHVIALISPLTLIVLEIQGDAFTLTEYIYSTALFYLTSAILLYAGVVNFNEERLFSFRSLIPRTMEFISAGISTKYTLLSLFSLGALVIPFVFMVQMMGLVFVFNLPMPLSLLLLLGFAAATEEIAKSIGIYALAKILPGGLSWRHVIFGSGATALGFLAGEKLLLFATIAQVTESVFGSILFLSLELLWMPFLLHAVCLGIVAVALKAGGLRMYIPALCCATVVHVIYNLAVIGVIP from the coding sequence ATGCGGATGCATATCCTCAGGCAGATCAGCGTCATATCCCGTTGGGAGCTTCGCCGGACCCTCTCGACGATGGGGCGTGGCGTGCTGCCTGCTGCCATCATCCTCTTCATCCTCCTCATCCTCGCATCGGGGTTTGCGGCCTCGAGCGGGGTGCACCTTCAGGATGGGATCTACCGCCTCGGAACCGATAACCGGGAGGCGGGGGAGATGATCGCAGCCGACACCCGGTTCACCATCTATCTGGATGGTGGAGGAGCGCTCTGGGAGAACCGCCAGTTCTATGATATCATCATCCTTGGAAGCGAGGTCTATGTCCGCGATGATGAGAAGGGAAGGGCTGCCCTTGGGGCACTCAGTCAGGTATATGAGAGGTATACCGCTCTCATCAATGCCGGAGAGCCGGACCTGTATGCGGCATACCCGCTCTGGATAGACCGCCAGTACGAGAGAAGCCTGCTTGACTTTACCGCCACAGAGGCAGGCCGCCGGGTATCGCCGGTTCCGGAAGAGAGGCCACCTGCTCCGCAGCAGCCCATCGTTCCGGTGGCAACACCTGATGTACAGATCCCCTATGACCCGGAGCAGCTCAGGGCAGAGATCTCAAGGTCCGCGGTGCAGGACGATCAGATCAGGAGATATGCACAGACCTTCGGGGTTGAATCGGGAACAGGGACATTTCGGACACCTGCACAGCTCGCCCCGCCACTCCCGTTCGATTCGATCATCCTGATCTTCGTCTTCATCTTCCCCCTCTACTTCACATCCCAGTTCTTCATGATGAGTATTATGAACGAACGGATCGAGCGCCGTGGAGAGATCCTCCTCTCAACACCTTCTCACCCGTCAGCCATCATCCTCGGAAAGGCACTCCCCTACTTCCTCCTGATGGTCGCCATCTCGGGAGTGATCATCCTGATCAGCGGCCTCCCTCCGATTGTTATCCTCCCGCTCATCCCGGTGATCCTCTTCTTCCTTGCTGCTGCCCTCGTCATCGGGATGCTTGCCAGGAGCTTTAAAGAGCTCTCCTTCCTCTCGATCTTCTTCTCAACAGTCGCAACCTCATACCTCTTCTTCCCAAGCATCTTTGCCAATGTGCATGTGATCGCCCTCATCTCCCCCCTCACCCTGATCGTCCTTGAAATCCAGGGAGATGCATTCACACTCACCGAGTATATCTACTCCACCGCGCTCTTTTACCTCACCAGCGCAATCCTCCTCTATGCCGGCGTCGTGAATTTCAATGAAGAGCGGCTCTTCTCGTTCCGTAGCCTCATTCCACGGACAATGGAGTTCATATCAGCCGGGATATCGACGAAGTACACCCTCCTCTCCCTCTTCAGTCTTGGAGCGCTCGTCATCCCCTTCGTCTTCATGGTCCAGATGATGGGGCTTGTCTTCGTCTTCAACCTCCCGATGCCGCTCTCCCTTCTCCTCCTGCTCGGCTTTGCCGCAGCAACCGAGGAGATTGCAAAGTCGATCGGGATCTATGCACTTGCGAAGATACTCCCCGGAGGGCTGAGTTGGCGGCACGTCATCTTCGGCTCAGGAGCGACTGCCCTCGGCTTCCTTGCGGGTGAGAAGCTCCTCCTCTTTGCGACCATCGCCCAGGTGACAGAGTCGGTCTTTGGGAGCATCCTCTTCCTCTCCCTTGAACTGCTCTGGATGCCCTTCCTCCTCCATGCGGTCTGCCTTGGGATCGTTGCAGTCGCCCTGAAGGCCGGGGGACTCCGGATGTATATCCCTGCACTCTGTTGTGCAACCGTCGTTCATGTCATCTATAATCTCGCCGTCATCGGGGTGATCCCATGA
- a CDS encoding ABC transporter permease subunit → MMKSRNIGIIARKELSGIYAEKTIVFAILLQLFIALFSSFLMIGLTSMYDPDALAGYRGVEYGIGYVGEEGDLFEIINERRDLVAYNLDLDVAIASLKERQLSAVVLVPDIPPDDPGPVIVTLYTLQNDIQAAVVEVKMKEAFLVYEDELRSVRADRLIMDPIQLNFPDTGGRSSYFEFVFGLLIPLLIFMPAIISAALIIDLITEEYQSKTLETLLSTTVTYGEMIWGKILACILIVPFQSAAWLALLWINGIAVQNPVQMLLHVIAGSMVLIQIGALVALHYRERTSAQFVFSTAVVVVIIFIMSVPYNPLNLLVRLAVGTIGSLHWLILAGVVAVAVILSVLLNRYAAYISTLPLREG, encoded by the coding sequence ATGATGAAAAGCCGCAATATTGGAATTATAGCCAGAAAGGAGCTCTCCGGGATCTATGCAGAGAAGACCATCGTCTTTGCCATCCTGCTCCAGCTCTTTATCGCCCTCTTCTCATCGTTTCTGATGATCGGTCTCACCTCAATGTACGATCCCGACGCTCTTGCCGGATACCGGGGTGTCGAATATGGGATCGGGTATGTCGGTGAGGAGGGCGATCTCTTCGAGATTATTAACGAGAGGAGGGATCTCGTTGCATACAATCTCGATCTCGATGTTGCAATCGCATCACTGAAGGAACGGCAGCTCTCCGCCGTCGTCCTGGTCCCGGACATACCTCCTGACGATCCCGGGCCTGTCATCGTCACACTCTACACCCTCCAGAATGATATCCAGGCGGCAGTCGTCGAGGTGAAGATGAAGGAGGCATTCCTTGTCTATGAGGATGAGCTGCGGAGCGTGCGTGCGGACCGGCTGATAATGGACCCGATCCAGCTGAACTTCCCTGATACCGGCGGGCGATCCAGTTACTTCGAGTTTGTCTTTGGCCTCCTCATCCCGCTCCTCATCTTTATGCCGGCGATCATATCCGCCGCGCTGATCATCGACCTCATCACCGAGGAGTACCAGTCCAAAACACTCGAGACCCTCCTCTCGACGACGGTGACCTATGGAGAGATGATCTGGGGGAAGATACTCGCCTGTATCCTCATCGTTCCATTCCAGTCGGCGGCATGGCTCGCCCTCCTCTGGATCAACGGGATCGCCGTCCAGAACCCGGTGCAGATGCTCCTCCATGTCATCGCCGGATCGATGGTCCTGATCCAAATCGGCGCTCTCGTCGCCCTCCATTACCGCGAGAGGACGAGTGCCCAGTTCGTCTTCTCAACAGCAGTCGTTGTGGTGATCATCTTCATTATGTCAGTGCCATACAATCCTCTGAATCTCCTCGTCCGCCTGGCTGTCGGAACGATCGGATCCCTGCACTGGCTCATTCTTGCAGGAGTGGTCGCAGTTGCAGTAATCCTCTCGGTCCTGCTCAACCGGTATGCAGCATACATCAGCACCCTCCCATTACGGGAAGGGTGA
- a CDS encoding Mov34/MPN/PAD-1 family protein — protein MKIHAISRDTLSTLLEMAKSQHPLEFVALLIAEDGVLSDINLLPGTRLDERSASIYTDMIPLGMSFAGSAHSHPNGVIQPSDADISFFPRFGNCHLIIGYPYGQNDWQAFSRDGTPRGLEVLP, from the coding sequence ATGAAGATTCATGCCATCAGTCGCGATACACTCTCCACACTCCTTGAGATGGCAAAGAGCCAGCATCCTCTCGAGTTTGTCGCCCTCCTGATCGCCGAGGACGGGGTTCTCTCCGACATCAATCTCCTCCCGGGGACCCGGCTCGATGAACGGAGTGCGTCTATATACACCGATATGATCCCACTTGGCATGAGCTTTGCCGGTAGTGCACACAGCCATCCAAACGGTGTTATTCAGCCTTCAGATGCGGATATCAGTTTTTTTCCGAGGTTTGGAAACTGCCATCTGATCATCGGATACCCATACGGGCAGAACGACTGGCAGGCCTTCTCCCGTGACGGAACGCCACGTGGACTGGAGGTTCTGCCATGA
- a CDS encoding ABC transporter ATP-binding protein, with translation MIHGRGIRKEFNGFTALKGVDIDLSESGIYGIIGHNGAGKTTLLKIISGLLTPTTGTLVIDGIDAIADPMALKMRLGYLPEESRLYDTMTVDAYLNFFGDIYGMTRPEIQRRSDDLLSSLSLDHNGKKIGELSKGMRRKVAIARSLLHDPDLLVYDEATSGLDPMTSRFITGYLRNLKHEGKTIIISAHNLYQVEEISDWVLILSEGEEVASGSMDELRERFGSITYVIHFRIDDPASLPGIGGIIQDDGMYRVNVKTLPELNAATAHISSSGGRVERIESRYPSLEEMLMAVGKKG, from the coding sequence ATGATCCATGGCCGGGGTATTCGAAAAGAGTTTAACGGATTCACTGCACTGAAGGGTGTCGATATCGACCTGTCCGAGAGCGGTATCTATGGGATCATCGGCCATAATGGCGCCGGAAAGACGACGCTCCTGAAGATCATCTCGGGCCTTCTCACTCCGACCACAGGCACCCTCGTCATCGACGGGATCGATGCCATTGCAGACCCGATGGCGCTGAAGATGCGGCTTGGGTACCTTCCGGAGGAGTCACGCCTCTATGATACGATGACGGTGGATGCCTATCTGAACTTCTTTGGGGATATCTACGGAATGACCCGGCCGGAGATACAGCGGCGCTCCGATGATCTCCTCTCCTCACTTAGTCTCGACCATAACGGGAAGAAGATCGGCGAGCTCTCAAAAGGAATGCGAAGAAAGGTCGCCATCGCGCGATCCCTCCTCCATGATCCCGATCTCCTGGTCTATGACGAGGCGACCTCCGGCCTTGACCCGATGACCTCACGGTTCATCACCGGCTATCTCCGTAATCTGAAGCATGAGGGCAAGACGATCATCATCTCCGCCCATAATCTCTACCAGGTGGAGGAGATCTCAGACTGGGTTCTGATCCTCTCTGAAGGGGAAGAGGTCGCCTCCGGCTCCATGGATGAGCTCAGGGAGAGGTTCGGCTCGATCACCTACGTTATTCACTTCCGGATCGATGATCCCGCTTCCCTCCCTGGAATCGGGGGTATCATCCAGGATGACGGCATGTACAGGGTGAATGTCAAGACCCTTCCGGAGCTGAATGCGGCAACCGCTCACATATCTTCATCAGGGGGGCGTGTTGAGCGGATTGAGTCACGATATCCAAGCCTTGAAGAGATGCTGATGGCTGTGGGGAAGAAAGGATAA
- a CDS encoding radical SAM protein: MTSEALIIDGYVDEPACLGVPPYISPYIRTVAGVLYQAGYRVQYRTIDEIRSAPQEVQSLRSIPLVVVIAGQTVPGKYLAGTPATANELHQIGSLFEGSDALLGGPVVHGISSGGGTRAVKELMAGYRALLIGDPATALQRFLEGSDPAGDEVYDESRIWSILGAEIIRDHPLYPNIVIELETAKGCSRSGTGGCSFCTEPFYGQPRYRPVPMIEEEVSALYAAGARHFRLGRQPDLLAYGTGGGEFPVPDPEKIRSLFTAIRRAAPDLRTLHIDNVNPGTIVHHEDASRAALAAIVEGHTPGDIAAFGMETADPAVISANNLKAMPDEVMDAIRIVNEVGGSRDADGVPHLLPGLNFVCGLAGETEETYERNRAFLEGLLSSGLLVRRVNIRQLMPFEGTRAYEENTLDQHHSLFRSFKDWTRRSFDPVMLERVFPIGTILRGVGIEVAGQVSFGRQMGTYPILAGIPLPLQEGDHLDAAIVGYGSRSLTALPVPIMINTLPASALKALPGIGKKTVASILVRRPFQDIAAWMKVTGGTLIDDLIAFD, from the coding sequence ATGACCTCTGAAGCACTGATCATCGACGGGTATGTCGATGAGCCCGCGTGTCTCGGGGTGCCCCCGTACATCTCCCCCTACATCCGGACGGTCGCCGGTGTTCTGTATCAGGCAGGGTACCGGGTGCAGTACAGAACGATCGATGAGATCCGTTCCGCACCGCAGGAGGTGCAGAGCCTTCGAAGTATCCCGCTTGTCGTTGTGATCGCCGGCCAGACGGTGCCTGGGAAGTATCTTGCAGGAACTCCTGCAACCGCAAATGAGCTTCACCAGATCGGATCGCTCTTTGAGGGGAGTGATGCGTTGCTGGGTGGCCCGGTTGTCCATGGGATCTCCTCAGGCGGGGGTACACGGGCGGTGAAGGAGCTGATGGCCGGGTACCGGGCGCTCCTTATCGGTGATCCAGCTACCGCACTTCAGCGGTTCCTCGAAGGCTCGGATCCCGCTGGTGACGAGGTGTACGATGAGAGCAGGATCTGGAGCATCCTCGGTGCGGAGATCATCAGGGATCACCCGCTCTATCCGAATATCGTCATCGAGCTTGAGACCGCAAAAGGATGCTCCCGCTCAGGGACCGGGGGCTGCTCCTTCTGCACAGAGCCGTTCTATGGGCAACCCAGGTACCGTCCGGTACCGATGATTGAAGAGGAGGTCTCTGCGCTGTATGCCGCCGGTGCCCGCCATTTCCGCCTTGGCCGCCAGCCGGATCTCCTCGCCTATGGAACAGGGGGAGGAGAATTCCCGGTCCCGGATCCGGAGAAGATCCGATCGCTCTTCACTGCCATCCGCAGGGCTGCGCCGGATCTCCGAACCCTTCATATCGATAATGTCAATCCGGGAACAATCGTTCATCATGAGGATGCGTCGCGTGCGGCGCTTGCCGCTATCGTCGAAGGCCATACCCCGGGGGATATCGCCGCATTCGGGATGGAGACTGCTGATCCAGCCGTCATCTCTGCAAATAATCTCAAGGCAATGCCGGATGAGGTGATGGATGCGATCCGGATCGTCAACGAGGTGGGGGGCAGCCGCGATGCAGACGGGGTCCCGCATCTCCTTCCCGGACTGAACTTCGTCTGCGGGCTTGCTGGCGAGACCGAAGAGACCTACGAGCGCAACCGTGCCTTCCTTGAAGGTCTCCTCTCCTCCGGACTCCTCGTCCGGCGTGTAAATATCCGGCAGCTGATGCCGTTTGAAGGGACACGTGCATATGAGGAGAACACGCTTGATCAACACCATTCACTCTTCCGCTCCTTCAAGGACTGGACCCGGAGAAGCTTCGATCCCGTTATGCTCGAACGGGTATTTCCCATCGGGACGATACTGCGGGGGGTGGGAATCGAGGTTGCCGGCCAGGTCTCGTTTGGACGCCAGATGGGGACCTACCCGATCCTTGCCGGGATTCCACTGCCGCTTCAGGAGGGCGACCACCTTGATGCCGCTATTGTCGGATATGGAAGCCGATCACTCACCGCCCTGCCCGTCCCAATTATGATCAACACGCTCCCGGCATCTGCATTGAAGGCACTCCCCGGCATCGGGAAGAAGACCGTGGCATCGATCCTGGTGCGGCGCCCGTTCCAGGATATCGCCGCCTGGATGAAGGTGACCGGGGGTACTCT
- a CDS encoding DHH family phosphoesterase produces MADGGKGDPKPRVRYMVFGCGSIGYNVIEELLKETTNIIVIDSDEKRVEDLKDQKYQALVRDISDPDLFTDLPIPEIVFILSSNKEANLNAVEQTKKTHPQAFSIARAVDLFSVDTLVEAGADVVLYPQQVVARSAVHHMKTLTAARSAHRLYSIFENWTGTLGVLTHRNPDPDSISSAMALCAIAQDAAKGQLACRILYEGTVGHQENRAFVNLLDIQMERMTPEKLAECNHLALVDSPGPGINNDLHPGTHVDIIIDHHSMEGIERSYKPDFIDIRPESGATASIFAQYLQELDVPIDTKIATALYYGIRADTREFRRNVTPNDLYNAAYLLPLSDTDLLDKIMSPSFSQETLEVMGNAISTRSIKNGYLFSNVGYIRNRDAIPQAADMLVNLEGVTTALVYGISDAHIIISARNKDIRVHIGNVLKEAFGDFGDAGGHGTMAAAQIPLNYFSMVRDKEDLLQMIIDPILHRFTDIVGIDDNGDKNEI; encoded by the coding sequence ATGGCGGATGGAGGCAAAGGTGACCCGAAGCCAAGGGTTCGGTATATGGTATTTGGCTGCGGGAGCATCGGCTATAACGTCATCGAAGAGCTCCTGAAAGAGACGACGAATATTATTGTCATCGATTCGGATGAGAAGAGGGTCGAGGATCTAAAAGACCAGAAATATCAGGCACTTGTCCGGGATATCTCAGATCCCGATCTCTTTACAGACCTTCCGATCCCGGAGATCGTCTTCATCCTCTCAAGCAATAAAGAAGCCAATCTCAATGCCGTGGAGCAGACAAAGAAGACGCATCCACAGGCCTTCTCAATAGCACGGGCGGTCGATCTCTTCTCCGTTGATACCCTTGTTGAAGCCGGAGCTGATGTTGTCCTCTATCCTCAGCAGGTGGTGGCCAGGTCCGCAGTTCATCATATGAAGACGCTGACCGCCGCACGGAGTGCGCACCGTCTCTATTCTATCTTTGAGAACTGGACCGGAACTCTTGGTGTTCTCACACACAGAAACCCGGATCCCGACTCGATATCAAGTGCGATGGCCCTCTGCGCCATTGCCCAGGATGCTGCAAAAGGGCAGCTGGCCTGCCGTATCCTCTATGAAGGAACCGTCGGGCACCAGGAGAACCGTGCCTTCGTCAACCTTCTTGACATTCAGATGGAGAGGATGACCCCGGAGAAGCTGGCAGAATGCAACCATCTTGCTCTCGTTGACTCCCCCGGGCCGGGAATCAATAATGATCTCCATCCCGGCACCCATGTCGATATCATCATCGATCATCACAGCATGGAGGGGATAGAACGGAGCTACAAACCTGATTTTATTGATATCCGTCCTGAGAGCGGTGCAACCGCCAGCATCTTCGCCCAGTATCTTCAGGAGCTTGATGTCCCGATAGATACGAAGATCGCAACGGCCCTCTACTATGGCATTCGCGCAGATACCCGTGAGTTCAGACGCAATGTCACCCCGAATGATCTGTATAATGCAGCATATCTCCTTCCCTTATCTGATACCGATCTCCTGGACAAGATCATGTCCCCATCGTTTTCACAGGAGACGCTTGAGGTGATGGGGAATGCCATCTCCACCCGTTCCATTAAGAACGGGTATCTCTTCTCAAATGTCGGCTATATCAGGAACCGGGATGCGATTCCGCAGGCGGCTGATATGCTGGTGAATCTTGAGGGTGTGACGACGGCGCTCGTCTATGGTATCTCCGATGCCCATATCATCATATCTGCCCGTAATAAGGATATCCGGGTTCATATTGGCAATGTTCTGAAGGAAGCCTTCGGGGACTTCGGTGATGCCGGCGGCCACGGAACAATGGCAGCTGCACAGATCCCATTAAACTACTTCTCAATGGTCCGTGACAAGGAAGACCTCCTTCAGATGATCATCGATCCGATCCTTCACAGGTTCACTGATATTGTTGGTATCGATGATAATGGGGATAAAAATGAGATTTGA